The following coding sequences lie in one Klebsiella huaxiensis genomic window:
- the ligA gene encoding NAD-dependent DNA ligase LigA has translation MESNEQKLTELRTTLRHHEYLYHVMDTPEIPDAEYDRLMRELRELEAQHPELITPDSPTQRVGAAPLASFSQIRHEVPMLSLDNVFDEESFLAFNKRVQDRLKNTDDLTYCCELKLDGLAVSILYENGVLVQAATRGDGTTGEDITSNVRTIRAIPLKLRGDDIPQRLEVRGEVFLPQAGFEKINDEARRTGGKVFANPRNAAAGSLRQLDPRITAKRPLTFFCYGVGVLEGGELPESHSARLQQFKAWGLPVSERVKLCHTPEEVLTYYRKVEEDRPNLGFDIDGVVIKVDSLALQEQLGFVARAPRWAVAFKFPAQEQMTFVRDVEFQVGRTGAITPVARLEPVHVAGVLVSNATLHNADEIDRLGLRIGDKVVIRRAGDVIPQVVNVVLSERPEKTREIVFPTHCPVCHSDVERVEGEVVTRCTGGLICGAQRKEALKHFVSRRALDVEGMGDKIIDQLVEKEYVHTPADLFQLTPGKLTGLDRMGPKSAQNVVDALEKSKETTFARFLYALGIREVGEATAAGLAAHFGTIEALEQASIEELQKVPDVGIVVATHVRNFFAEESNREVIVQLRKEGVRWPAPVVVNAEEIDSPFAGKTVVLTGSLSQLSRDDAKAQLVALGAKVAGSVSKKTDLVIAGEAAGSKLAKAQELGIAVIDEAEMVRLLGESRG, from the coding sequence ATGGAATCGAACGAACAAAAACTGACTGAACTGCGAACCACGCTTCGCCATCATGAATATCTGTACCATGTCATGGATACACCGGAAATTCCTGATGCGGAATACGATCGGTTGATGCGTGAATTACGTGAACTGGAAGCTCAACATCCTGAACTGATTACGCCTGATTCACCCACTCAGCGCGTTGGCGCTGCGCCTCTGGCCTCATTTAGCCAGATTCGTCATGAAGTGCCAATGTTGTCGTTGGATAACGTTTTTGATGAAGAGAGCTTCCTCGCGTTTAATAAGCGCGTTCAGGACCGTCTGAAAAATACTGATGATCTGACTTACTGTTGTGAACTGAAGCTGGATGGCCTGGCGGTTAGCATCCTGTATGAAAACGGCGTTCTGGTGCAGGCGGCGACCCGAGGCGATGGGACCACCGGAGAAGATATTACCTCCAACGTACGCACCATTCGCGCCATCCCCCTGAAGCTGCGTGGTGACGATATTCCGCAGCGTCTGGAAGTTCGCGGCGAGGTATTTCTCCCGCAGGCCGGGTTTGAAAAAATTAATGATGAGGCGCGTCGCACCGGTGGGAAAGTGTTTGCTAACCCACGTAACGCGGCCGCCGGTTCTTTGCGCCAGCTCGATCCGCGAATTACGGCGAAGCGACCGCTCACTTTCTTTTGCTACGGCGTGGGTGTGCTGGAAGGTGGTGAGCTGCCGGAAAGCCATTCTGCGCGTTTACAGCAGTTTAAGGCCTGGGGGCTGCCGGTCAGCGAGCGCGTAAAACTCTGCCATACGCCAGAGGAAGTGCTTACTTACTATCGCAAAGTTGAGGAAGATCGTCCGAACCTGGGCTTTGATATCGACGGCGTGGTCATCAAAGTTGATTCTTTGGCTCTACAGGAACAGCTTGGTTTTGTGGCCCGCGCGCCGCGTTGGGCGGTGGCGTTTAAGTTTCCGGCGCAAGAGCAGATGACCTTTGTTCGTGATGTCGAGTTTCAGGTCGGGCGTACCGGTGCCATCACGCCAGTTGCCCGTCTGGAGCCGGTCCATGTCGCAGGAGTGCTGGTCAGCAACGCGACGCTGCACAATGCGGATGAAATCGACCGCCTGGGGTTGCGTATCGGCGATAAGGTGGTCATTCGTCGTGCCGGAGATGTTATCCCTCAGGTGGTGAACGTGGTCCTTTCAGAGCGTCCGGAAAAGACCCGTGAAATCGTGTTCCCCACGCATTGCCCGGTATGCCATTCCGATGTTGAACGTGTGGAAGGTGAAGTTGTCACGCGCTGTACTGGCGGTCTGATTTGCGGCGCTCAGCGTAAAGAAGCGCTCAAACATTTCGTTTCTCGTCGCGCGTTAGATGTCGAGGGAATGGGCGATAAAATCATCGACCAGCTGGTTGAGAAAGAGTACGTCCATACGCCAGCCGATCTTTTCCAGTTGACGCCGGGTAAACTCACTGGACTGGACCGCATGGGGCCAAAATCAGCGCAGAACGTGGTGGATGCTCTGGAAAAATCGAAAGAAACGACCTTTGCCCGTTTCCTTTATGCGTTAGGGATCCGCGAAGTAGGCGAAGCCACGGCAGCAGGTTTGGCGGCCCACTTTGGTACCATTGAGGCGCTGGAGCAGGCATCGATTGAAGAGCTGCAAAAAGTGCCTGATGTCGGGATTGTTGTCGCCACACACGTGCGCAATTTCTTTGCTGAGGAGAGTAACCGCGAAGTGATTGTTCAGTTGCGCAAAGAAGGGGTCCGCTGGCCTGCGCCGGTAGTGGTCAATGCCGAAGAAATTGATAGCCCATTTGCCGGAAAAACGGTGGTTCTGACCGGTAGCCTGAGCCAGCTATCGCGCGATGATGCTAAAGCGCAGCTGGTCGCGCTGGGCGCGAAGGTTGCGGGCAGCGTATCGAAGAAAACCGATCTGGTGATTGCCGGAGAAGCGGCAGGTTCCAAACTGGCTAAAGCACAGGAACTGGGCATTGCGGTGATAGATGAAGCTGAAATGGTGCGTCTGCTCGGAGAATCGCGTGGATAA
- a CDS encoding DUF3820 family protein: MDKDQLIEIANTEMPFGKYKGRRLIDVPEEYLLWFARKDQFPAGHLGELMALTLLIKTEGLTDLVQPLKRPR, encoded by the coding sequence GTGGATAAAGACCAGCTTATTGAAATTGCTAATACGGAAATGCCGTTTGGCAAATATAAAGGGCGTCGTTTAATTGATGTGCCGGAAGAGTATTTGCTGTGGTTTGCCCGTAAAGATCAATTTCCAGCCGGGCATCTTGGCGAGCTGATGGCGTTAACCTTGTTGATTAAAACCGAGGGGCTAACCGATCTGGTTCAGCCCCTTAAGCGCCCGCGTTAA
- a CDS encoding bile acid:sodium symporter family protein — protein MKFFRILDPFTLTLVTVVLLASFFPARGAFVPFFEHLTTAAIALLFFMHGAKLSREAIVAGGSHWRLHLWVMCSTFIVFPVLGVLFAWWAPINVDPALYTGFIYLCILPATVQSAIAFTSLAGGNVAAAVCSASASSLLGIFISPLLVGLLMNLHGAGGSLEQVGKIMLQLLLPFVLGHLSRPWIGDWVAKRKKWISKTDQTSILLVVYSAFSEAVVNGIWHKVGVGSLLFIVVVSLVLLAIVIAINVFVARKCGFNKADEITIVFCGSKKSLANGIPMANILFPTSILGIMVLPLMIFHQIQLMVCAVLARRYKRQAEALQAQEKTRASEA, from the coding sequence ATGAAATTTTTCCGCATTCTTGATCCATTTACTCTGACCTTAGTCACCGTCGTCCTGCTGGCTTCTTTTTTTCCCGCTCGCGGCGCATTTGTCCCCTTCTTTGAACATTTAACCACCGCCGCCATCGCTCTGCTGTTCTTTATGCACGGCGCAAAACTTTCTCGTGAGGCCATCGTTGCCGGGGGAAGCCACTGGCGTTTGCATCTTTGGGTAATGTGCAGCACCTTTATCGTCTTTCCCGTTCTTGGCGTGTTGTTCGCCTGGTGGGCACCCATTAACGTCGATCCGGCGCTATACACCGGCTTTATTTATCTCTGCATTCTGCCCGCCACCGTCCAGTCCGCTATCGCGTTTACTTCGCTGGCGGGCGGCAACGTGGCGGCGGCGGTATGTTCGGCTTCGGCATCAAGCCTGCTGGGTATTTTTATTTCGCCCTTGCTGGTCGGCCTGCTGATGAATCTGCACGGCGCAGGCGGCAGTCTGGAGCAGGTCGGCAAGATCATGCTGCAGCTTCTATTGCCGTTTGTGCTGGGGCACCTTTCTCGTCCGTGGATTGGCGATTGGGTAGCGAAACGTAAAAAATGGATCTCTAAAACCGACCAGACCTCTATCCTGCTGGTGGTTTACTCGGCGTTCAGCGAAGCGGTCGTTAACGGCATATGGCACAAAGTCGGTGTCGGCTCGCTGCTGTTTATCGTCGTAGTCAGCCTTGTGCTGCTGGCGATTGTTATTGCGATTAACGTCTTTGTGGCGCGCAAGTGCGGGTTCAATAAAGCGGATGAGATTACGATTGTCTTCTGCGGATCGAAAAAGAGTCTGGCAAACGGAATTCCGATGGCCAACATTCTCTTCCCGACCTCAATACTGGGGATAATGGTGCTGCCGCTGATGATCTTCCATCAGATTCAGCTGATGGTGTGCGCCGTGCTGGCGCGTCGTTATAAGCGCCAGGCCGAAGCATTACAGGCGCAGGAAAAGACCCGCGCCTCCGAAGCTTAA
- a CDS encoding LysR family transcriptional regulator, with amino-acid sequence MNYSLRQLKVFVTVARARSFSRAGESIGLSQSAVSHSVKELEHQTGVRLLDRTTREVVLTEAGQQLAARLERLLDELNSTLREAGRVGQQLTGTVRVAASQTISAHLIPQCIAYANRRYPEIDFVLHDRPQQWVLESIRQGEVDFGIVIDPGAATDLECETVLAEPFLLLCRHDHSFAQRDSVGWLELQQQRLVLQDYASGSRPLIDAALAGFSVEAKIVQEIGHPATLFPMVEAGIGISILPALALPLPQGSHLQVKRLTPVVERQLMLARRKNRSLSTAAEALWEVVRSQASELTACRAADPLYQI; translated from the coding sequence ATGAATTACTCGCTACGTCAGTTAAAAGTGTTTGTGACAGTCGCTCGTGCCAGGAGCTTTAGCCGGGCAGGGGAGAGTATCGGGCTAAGCCAGTCGGCGGTGAGCCATAGCGTCAAAGAGTTGGAACATCAAACCGGTGTGCGTCTGCTCGATCGAACTACCCGGGAAGTGGTGCTCACGGAGGCGGGCCAACAGTTGGCAGCCAGGTTGGAGCGTCTGCTGGATGAATTGAATAGTACGCTGCGTGAGGCCGGACGCGTCGGGCAGCAACTTACTGGAACTGTCAGAGTTGCCGCCAGTCAGACCATTTCTGCCCACCTGATCCCGCAGTGCATTGCATACGCTAATCGACGCTACCCTGAGATCGATTTTGTTCTCCACGACCGCCCTCAGCAATGGGTGCTGGAGAGCATCCGTCAGGGAGAGGTGGATTTTGGCATCGTTATCGATCCTGGAGCCGCAACCGATTTAGAGTGCGAGACGGTACTGGCGGAGCCGTTTTTGTTGCTTTGCCGCCACGATCACTCTTTTGCCCAACGAGATTCAGTGGGCTGGCTGGAGCTACAGCAGCAGCGGTTGGTGTTACAGGATTATGCGTCCGGTAGCCGTCCGCTTATCGATGCGGCTCTCGCTGGATTTTCCGTTGAAGCGAAGATTGTGCAGGAGATTGGCCATCCGGCGACACTATTTCCGATGGTTGAAGCGGGAATTGGCATCAGTATATTACCGGCGTTAGCCCTGCCGCTTCCTCAGGGAAGCCATTTGCAGGTGAAACGATTAACGCCGGTAGTTGAACGGCAACTGATGCTGGCACGGCGCAAAAACCGGTCGTTATCAACTGCTGCAGAGGCGTTGTGGGAGGTCGTCAGGTCCCAGGCCAGCGAGTTGACCGCATGCCGTGCGGCAGATCCTCTCTATCAAATATAG
- a CDS encoding nucleoside-specific channel-forming Tsx family protein gives MNKTLINLSFAAALVLPHTVQAEFKGGFANLGLHYLDWTSRTTEKSGNKSHKDDFGYLELEGGANFSWGEMYGFFDWENFYNGRHDKPGSEQRYTFKNTNRIYLGDTGLNLYLHAYGTYGSPARVNFHDDMFLYGLGYNFTGNGYWFKPFIAKRYTDQTYYSGDNGYVLGWVAGYSFMLGSEKFTLTNWNEYEFDRAATYAAGNGGKDGLNGAVALWWNATPHLTAGVQYRYAKNKLGETFLQDGIIYSLKYQF, from the coding sequence ATGAATAAAACGCTTATAAATTTAAGTTTTGCCGCCGCATTGGTTTTACCTCATACCGTACAGGCTGAATTTAAAGGTGGCTTCGCCAATCTTGGTCTGCATTACCTTGACTGGACATCACGCACGACAGAGAAATCTGGCAACAAATCCCACAAAGATGATTTCGGCTATCTGGAACTTGAAGGCGGTGCAAACTTTAGCTGGGGGGAAATGTATGGATTTTTTGATTGGGAAAATTTCTACAATGGCCGTCATGACAAACCCGGTAGCGAACAACGCTATACGTTTAAAAATACCAACCGTATTTATTTGGGCGACACTGGATTAAACCTCTATTTACACGCATACGGCACCTACGGTTCGCCCGCTCGAGTGAATTTCCATGATGATATGTTTCTCTATGGTCTCGGATATAATTTCACCGGCAACGGTTATTGGTTTAAGCCCTTCATCGCCAAACGCTATACCGACCAAACGTATTATAGCGGCGACAATGGTTATGTGCTGGGCTGGGTAGCCGGATATAGCTTTATGCTGGGTAGTGAAAAATTCACCCTGACCAACTGGAATGAATATGAATTTGATCGCGCTGCAACCTATGCTGCGGGCAACGGTGGTAAAGATGGCCTTAACGGCGCTGTGGCGCTGTGGTGGAATGCGACACCTCATCTGACAGCAGGCGTTCAGTATCGCTACGCGAAGAATAAGCTTGGGGAAACTTTTCTTCAGGACGGCATTATTTACTCCCTCAAATATCAATTTTAA
- the xapA gene encoding xanthosine phosphorylase: MSHSLLSQNPWYSADIIRGYKPDFTPRVAFILGSGLGALAEQIEDAVAISYEKLPGFPVSTVHGHAGELVLGHLAGVPVACMKGRGHFYEGRGMTIMTDAIRTLKLLGCELLFCTNAAGSLRPEVGPGSLVALNDHINTMPGTPMVGLNDERFGDRFFSLANAYDADYRAVLQTVAKEEGFPLTEGVFVSYPGPNFETAAEIRMMQIIGGDVVGMSVVPEVITARHCGLKVVAVSAITNLAEGLGDVKLSHAQTLAAAELSRQNFINLICGFLRKLA; this comes from the coding sequence ATGAGCCACTCCCTTTTGTCACAGAATCCCTGGTATAGCGCAGATATCATTCGTGGTTATAAGCCTGATTTTACGCCGCGCGTGGCGTTTATTCTTGGTTCAGGTTTAGGTGCCCTGGCGGAACAAATTGAAGATGCAGTGGCTATCTCTTACGAGAAACTGCCAGGTTTCCCGGTCAGCACCGTCCATGGACATGCCGGAGAACTGGTGCTGGGTCATCTGGCTGGCGTTCCGGTCGCCTGCATGAAAGGTCGGGGACATTTTTATGAAGGCCGTGGCATGACCATTATGACCGATGCGATTCGGACCCTGAAGCTGTTGGGCTGTGAACTGCTGTTTTGCACCAATGCGGCGGGTTCCCTGCGCCCGGAAGTGGGGCCGGGTAGCCTTGTCGCGCTAAATGATCATATCAACACGATGCCGGGAACACCGATGGTTGGGTTGAACGATGAGCGCTTTGGCGACCGTTTCTTCTCACTCGCGAATGCCTATGATGCGGATTACCGCGCCGTACTGCAGACCGTTGCGAAAGAAGAGGGCTTTCCGCTTACTGAGGGCGTATTTGTTTCCTATCCTGGGCCGAACTTTGAAACGGCGGCAGAAATTCGCATGATGCAGATTATCGGTGGCGATGTCGTTGGTATGTCAGTCGTGCCAGAAGTCATCACTGCGCGGCACTGTGGCCTGAAAGTGGTTGCAGTCTCTGCTATTACCAATTTGGCTGAAGGCCTGGGTGATGTGAAATTATCTCATGCGCAGACCCTGGCAGCGGCTGAGTTATCTCGCCAAAACTTTATTAATCTGATCTGCGGTTTCTTACGTAAACTGGCCTGA
- a CDS encoding nucleoside permease, whose translation MGIASRLKVMSFLQYFIWGSWLVTLGSYMINTLDFTGANVGMVYSSKGLAAIIMPGIMGIIADKWLRAERAYMLCHLVCAGVLLYATTVTDPDTMFWVMLINAMAYMPTIALSNSVSYSCLAQSGQDPVTAFPPIRVFGTIGFIVAMWTVSLMGLELSSAQLYIASGASLALAMYAFTLPKIPVAEKKEVTTLASKLGLDAFVLFKNPRMAIFFLFAMMLGAVLQITNVFGNPFLHDFARNPEFANSFVVKYPSILLSVSQMAEVGFILTIPFFLKRFGIKTVMLMSMLAWTLRFGFFAFGDPSPFGFVLLLMSMIVYGCAFDFFNISGSVFVEQEVSSNIRASAQGLFMTMVNGVGAWVGSILSGMAVDYFSVDGVKDWQTIWLLFAAYSLVLAVIFALFFRYKHEPEKLAQRSLAH comes from the coding sequence ATGGGTATTGCGTCCCGATTAAAGGTCATGTCGTTTTTGCAATATTTTATCTGGGGAAGCTGGCTGGTGACCCTGGGTTCTTACATGATAAACACCCTCGACTTTACTGGCGCAAACGTCGGGATGGTTTATAGCTCCAAAGGGTTGGCAGCCATTATCATGCCCGGCATTATGGGGATCATTGCCGACAAATGGTTACGCGCAGAACGCGCCTATATGCTTTGCCATCTGGTTTGCGCCGGGGTGCTGCTGTATGCCACTACCGTCACCGATCCGGATACGATGTTCTGGGTGATGTTGATTAACGCAATGGCCTATATGCCGACGATAGCGTTGTCTAACAGCGTCTCTTATTCCTGCCTTGCACAGTCTGGACAGGATCCAGTTACCGCCTTCCCTCCTATTCGCGTGTTTGGCACGATTGGCTTTATTGTCGCCATGTGGACGGTGAGTCTCATGGGGTTGGAATTGAGCAGTGCGCAGCTGTATATCGCATCAGGCGCTTCGCTGGCGCTGGCGATGTATGCGTTTACGTTGCCGAAGATTCCGGTGGCTGAGAAGAAGGAAGTAACAACGCTTGCCAGTAAACTAGGATTGGATGCATTTGTGCTGTTTAAAAACCCGCGCATGGCAATTTTCTTTCTGTTTGCGATGATGCTGGGAGCGGTGCTGCAAATTACCAACGTTTTTGGTAACCCGTTCCTGCACGATTTTGCCCGTAATCCGGAGTTTGCCAACAGCTTTGTCGTCAAGTATCCCTCTATTTTACTTTCCGTTTCGCAGATGGCGGAAGTCGGTTTTATCCTTACCATACCGTTCTTCCTAAAACGCTTCGGCATCAAAACGGTGATGTTGATGAGTATGCTGGCGTGGACGCTGCGCTTTGGTTTCTTTGCCTTTGGCGATCCGTCTCCGTTTGGTTTTGTGCTGTTGCTGATGTCGATGATTGTTTACGGTTGTGCATTCGACTTCTTCAATATTTCAGGGTCGGTGTTCGTTGAGCAGGAGGTGAGCTCCAACATTCGCGCCAGTGCGCAAGGGCTGTTTATGACGATGGTGAACGGTGTTGGCGCATGGGTTGGATCGATTTTAAGCGGTATGGCGGTGGATTACTTCTCCGTTGACGGTGTGAAAGACTGGCAAACTATCTGGCTACTGTTCGCAGCTTATTCGTTGGTACTGGCGGTTATTTTTGCGCTGTTCTTCAGGTACAAACATGAGCCTGAAAAGCTGGCGCAGAGATCGCTGGCCCACTAA
- a CDS encoding LysR family transcriptional regulator, with protein MERTYRTDLKLLRYFLAVAEELHFGRAAARLNMSQPPLSIHIKELEQQLGTLLFVRHSRSVVLTHAGKILMEESRRLLASANQALARVEQIGRGEAGRIELGVVGTAMWGKMRPVMHRFLKDNPNVEVLFREKMPAMQMALLERRELDAGIWRMATEPTEGFTSLRLHESSFLVAMPEEHHLTTHGVVPLEALRNEYFVTMPSIHTDWAFLQRVCQTAGFSPMIVREVMEPQTVLAMISMGIGITLIADSYAQMNWPGVVFRPLEERIPADLYIVYEESQATLALTKLVEALTG; from the coding sequence ATGGAACGCACGTATCGTACCGATCTGAAGTTACTGCGTTATTTTCTTGCCGTCGCAGAAGAACTACACTTTGGACGCGCTGCTGCTCGCCTGAATATGTCGCAACCTCCGCTGAGTATTCACATTAAAGAACTGGAACAGCAGCTTGGTACGCTACTGTTTGTTCGTCATTCCCGCAGCGTAGTGTTAACACATGCAGGTAAGATCCTGATGGAAGAGTCTCGCCGCCTGCTGGCTAGTGCCAATCAGGCGCTGGCAAGGGTTGAGCAAATTGGACGCGGTGAAGCAGGGCGTATTGAGCTTGGCGTAGTGGGGACGGCAATGTGGGGGAAAATGCGCCCCGTGATGCACCGTTTTTTAAAGGACAATCCGAATGTCGAGGTGCTGTTTCGCGAAAAAATGCCTGCGATGCAGATGGCGCTACTGGAACGGCGAGAGCTGGATGCGGGAATCTGGCGGATGGCCACCGAGCCAACGGAAGGGTTTACCAGTTTACGTTTGCATGAATCGTCTTTTCTGGTCGCTATGCCGGAAGAACACCACCTGACTACCCACGGTGTGGTTCCCCTGGAGGCATTGCGAAATGAATATTTTGTCACCATGCCCTCGATCCATACCGACTGGGCATTTTTGCAACGCGTTTGCCAGACTGCCGGATTTTCGCCGATGATTGTTCGTGAAGTGATGGAACCACAAACGGTTCTGGCGATGATCAGCATGGGGATTGGTATTACGCTAATCGCGGATAGCTATGCGCAGATGAATTGGCCTGGCGTTGTATTTCGTCCGCTGGAGGAGCGTATTCCCGCTGATTTATATATCGTCTATGAAGAGTCTCAGGCGACGCTTGCGCTGACGAAGCTAGTGGAAGCGTTGACGGGGTAA
- the gltX gene encoding glutamate--tRNA ligase, whose protein sequence is MKIKTRFAPSPTGYLHVGGARTALYSWLFARNHGGEFVLRIEDTDLERSTPEAIEAIMDGMNWLSLEWDEGPYFQTKRFDRYNAVIDEMLEAGTAYKCYCSKERLEALREEQMAKGDKPRYDGRCRHGHEHHADDEPCVVRFANPEEGSVVFDDQIRGPIEFSNLELDDLIIRRTDGSPTYNFCVVVDDWDMEITHVIRGEDHINNTPRQINILKALNAPVPIYAHVSMINGDDGKKLSKRHGAVSVMQYRDDGYLPEALLNYLVRLGWSSGDQEIFSREEMIKLFSLGAVSKSASAFNTEKLQWLNHHYINSLAPEYVATHLQWHIEQENIDTRNGPQLSELVKLLGERCKTLKEMAASCRYFYEDFAEFDADAAKKHLRPVARQPLEVVRDKLTAISDWTAENVHHAIQATADELEVGMGKVGMPLRVAVTGAGQSPALDVTVHAIGKLRSVERINKALAFIAERESQQS, encoded by the coding sequence ATGAAAATCAAAACTCGCTTCGCGCCAAGCCCAACAGGCTATCTGCACGTTGGCGGTGCGCGTACTGCTCTCTATTCCTGGCTTTTTGCACGTAACCACGGCGGTGAGTTTGTGCTGCGTATTGAAGACACCGATCTTGAACGCTCCACGCCGGAAGCTATTGAAGCCATCATGGATGGCATGAACTGGCTGAGCCTGGAGTGGGACGAGGGTCCGTACTTCCAGACCAAACGTTTTGATCGTTACAACGCCGTGATTGATGAAATGCTGGAAGCGGGCACGGCCTATAAATGCTATTGCTCTAAAGAGCGTCTGGAAGCCCTGCGTGAAGAGCAGATGGCAAAAGGCGATAAGCCGCGTTACGACGGCCGCTGCCGCCATGGTCACGAACATCACGCAGATGACGAGCCTTGCGTAGTGCGTTTTGCCAACCCGGAGGAAGGTTCTGTTGTTTTTGATGACCAGATCCGCGGTCCTATCGAATTCAGCAACCTGGAGCTGGACGATCTGATTATCCGCCGTACCGATGGTTCCCCGACCTACAACTTCTGTGTAGTTGTTGATGACTGGGATATGGAAATCACCCACGTGATTCGTGGTGAAGACCATATCAACAATACCCCGCGCCAGATTAACATTCTAAAAGCGCTGAACGCGCCGGTGCCGATTTATGCGCACGTCTCTATGATCAATGGTGATGATGGCAAAAAACTCTCCAAGCGTCACGGTGCAGTCAGCGTTATGCAGTATCGCGACGATGGCTATCTGCCGGAAGCGCTGCTGAATTACCTGGTGCGCCTCGGCTGGTCCAGCGGTGACCAGGAGATTTTCTCTCGTGAAGAGATGATCAAGCTGTTTAGTCTGGGGGCGGTGAGCAAATCTGCCAGCGCGTTTAACACCGAAAAACTGCAGTGGCTGAACCATCACTATATCAACTCACTGGCTCCGGAATATGTCGCGACGCATTTACAGTGGCACATTGAGCAAGAAAATATTGACACCCGTAACGGCCCGCAGCTGTCTGAGCTAGTGAAACTGCTGGGCGAGCGTTGTAAGACTTTGAAAGAGATGGCGGCGAGCTGTCGCTACTTCTATGAAGACTTTGCTGAGTTTGATGCTGATGCTGCGAAAAAACATCTGCGCCCGGTTGCCCGTCAACCGCTTGAAGTGGTGCGCGATAAGTTAACGGCCATCAGCGACTGGACGGCAGAAAACGTTCACCACGCAATTCAGGCAACGGCTGATGAACTGGAAGTTGGCATGGGTAAAGTGGGGATGCCGCTGCGCGTCGCTGTGACCGGTGCAGGGCAGTCGCCAGCACTGGATGTCACCGTACATGCAATCGGTAAATTACGCAGTGTAGAACGCATCAATAAAGCGCTGGCCTTTATTGCCGAGCGTGAAAGCCAACAATCCTGA
- a CDS encoding YfeC-like transcriptional regulator yields MMKLKDKMTPAELAECLNLARQTINRWAREQKWRTEAIPGVKGGRARLIVIDKTVVDFLVNIPALRHLTMEYQLAEQPGNYFVNDADAIWRQIVETLHLMTPAEQLHLRDLLAREGISGFLSRLGITDAEK; encoded by the coding sequence ATGATGAAACTCAAAGACAAAATGACCCCAGCGGAGCTCGCTGAGTGCCTAAACCTCGCCAGACAGACGATTAATCGCTGGGCCCGAGAACAAAAGTGGCGGACGGAAGCCATACCCGGCGTCAAAGGTGGACGTGCTCGCCTTATCGTTATCGACAAGACGGTCGTCGATTTCCTGGTGAATATCCCCGCGCTGCGGCATCTGACCATGGAATATCAGCTAGCGGAACAGCCAGGCAACTACTTCGTTAATGACGCTGACGCTATCTGGCGTCAAATCGTCGAAACGCTCCATCTTATGACTCCCGCGGAGCAGTTACATCTGAGGGATCTTCTCGCACGCGAAGGGATTAGTGGATTCTTATCCCGGTTAGGCATCACTGACGCTGAGAAATAA
- a CDS encoding YfeC-like transcriptional regulator, with amino-acid sequence MLKERMTPEEIAHLTGFSRQTINKWVRKEGWQTSPRPGVQGGKARLVHVNEQVREFIRSAQRVAENPVPYSATDNDLESLLLTLSKEMTTSEQKQFMSLLLREGIIGLLNRLGIRDQ; translated from the coding sequence ATGCTCAAGGAACGAATGACACCTGAAGAAATAGCACATCTGACTGGCTTCAGTCGGCAAACGATCAACAAATGGGTACGTAAAGAAGGATGGCAGACGTCCCCGCGTCCTGGTGTACAGGGCGGCAAAGCGCGTCTCGTACATGTTAACGAGCAAGTTCGCGAGTTTATTCGCAGCGCACAGCGTGTGGCTGAAAATCCAGTCCCCTATTCCGCAACCGACAACGATCTGGAATCTCTACTGCTCACGCTGAGTAAAGAGATGACAACGAGCGAACAAAAGCAGTTTATGTCACTGCTGTTACGCGAAGGGATCATCGGGTTACTCAATCGTCTGGGCATCCGTGACCAGTAA